GTTGGTAGCGTATTTTTGCGATTGCCCGTCGGGGAGGATTATCTACAAGAAGATTGATGTTTTCTGCAATGAGGCCTTTTCCTAGGAGTTCTTCTTTAGTACCAACTATTACGCGGTTCAGTGAATAATCCAGGGCCAAAACATAAAGAGGTACTCTTCCACAAATGCCCAGGCCTTTCCTTTGACCAACAGTATAAAAGGGTAAACCGTGATGCCGTCCCAACAATCTTCCTTGCATGTCAGTTATATCGCCTGGCGTAAATTGATTATCCCCGTATTGCTCAAGAAGATTTTCTCTTCCGCAGAAGTGGAGAAAACATGCATCCTGGCTTTCTCTTTCAAGTGTAACTTTTAGCTGCAGATTGTTTGCTATTTTGAGGACCTCCTCTTTTGTGTAGGAGTCAAGGGGGAAAAGTATTTGGGGAAGAACTTCTCTATTTATGCTGTACAAAAAATACGTTTGGTTTTTTCTCTCGTCCCGCGGTTTCTTAAGAAAGAAACGACCACCTACGCGGTCCAATTTTGCGTAGTGGCCTGTGGCGAGATATGACCCACCCTTTTCTTTTATCTCTTTGAGGAGGGCTCCAAATTTTATATGGCGATTGCATAGGACGCAGGGATTTGGTGTACGACCTTTTATATATTCCCTAACAAAAGGCTTTAAGACGTATTCTTCAAATTGGGATGAAAGATCAACTGTGAAGTGTGGTATTTCCAACTCCTCGCAGATACGGCTTGTTTTTTCAATGGTCTCAGATTCTGCGAGAAACCAGTTTTCATTCCTACTTCTGGATGGGCAAAGCCGCATTGTTACACCAAAAACGTTGTAACCCTTTTCCTTCAGGAGGAGTGCAGCCACAGTAGAATCCAAACCACCACTTATGGCTACTGCAACTTTCTCACCCATATTTTTTCTTTTCTGATTTTACTTTTTTTCACCCACCGGTAGGAGATAGAGAGGTATCTCTTCACGTTCGAGTTTGAGTACTCGGTGAACTTCGTCATCGTAAAAGGCACCTACAGGAACAGAGGCGAGGTTTAGGGCCACAGCTTGAAGATGGAAGTTTTGAGCGGCATGTCCTACCTCAATCATCACGTATCTTTCTCCCCTTTTGCCGTATTTTCTCGTCACACGTTCGAATACGGCCGCTATCACAAAGACTGAGGGAGCCGATGCTATGCAGTCCTGACCTAGAGCAGCTCGGCTCAGAGACACACGAACATCACCTTCCACTTTTAATTCCAATCTATGTTTGTGCGGGATGTACTTGTATACCCCGTCTGGCAGAACGACGTATACCTCTAGAGGATAAAGGGCCCCTGCAGAAGGGGTAGTTCTCCCACCCCATTTTCTCGTGATACCCTGAAGGGCAAAGCAAAGTTGAGAGAGCTCTTCTTTTGTTAACGAGCGTTGCGTGAACGCCCGCACAGACTCTCGCTTCACAATGGTTTCTTCTATAGACATCTTTCCTGTTTTTGTCGGTGTCGGCAAGTCGATTACCTTACCTATCTTTGAGTTTACCATCCTTACCTCCCCTTCAAATAGCAAAAGTAGGAAGATTAAAAAAGTTAATAACCCTATCTGTTTTATTCTGCAATGCATTGATTATTATTTACCAAATGCGTTTTTTATTTCTAAGGCAAGTTTTTTCATCGTGTAAGGTTTTTTCAGGAAACTTACAGCTCCTATTTTCAAAGCTTCTTTTACACGATCTGTTTCAGAAAAACCACTAACAAGAATGACTTTTTGATCGGGTTTCAGACGTTTAATCCTTTTGAAGGTTTCCAATCCGTCAATGCCAGGAGACATAATCATGTCTAGTAGAACGAGATCAACGTCGTTCTCTTTGACGAATTTCTCTGCCTCCTCGCCACTGGATACAACGGACACATTGTACCCAAGATGAGTCAGCAGATGTTGGGCCAGAGTCCGTTGCTCTCTTATATCATCAACGACCAGTATTGTTTCTCCATGGCCCTTTATATCCTCTATGTTGGGTTCCTTTTCTATTTCTATTTCTTCCATCGTTACCGGGAAGTAGAGGTGAAAGGTTGTTCCTTTCCCTTCTTCACTTATTACATCGATAAACCCCTGATGATCTTTCACAACCCCCCAAACCACCGTAAGTCCGAGCCCTGTACCGCTTCTACCCATCACTTTCTTTGTGTAAAAAGGTTCGAATATGTGTTCAATGTCTTCAGGAGAGATTCCCGGACCATCGTCTGATACGGAAAGTCTGACGTAATTTCCTTCTTTTAATTCTTCAAATCCCTCGATGGTAGTATCGAGATAGCAATTTTCCGTTTTTATTACGATTTTCCCTTCTCCTTTTATGGCCTCTGCCGCATTGGAAACCAGGTTCATAACCACATTTGTGAGATGGGCTGGAGATCCTTTTATGTTGAGGAGGTCACTTTCGAGGTCGGTGTAGATACTAACGTGGGGGTGGTATGTTTTCAACTTTTCACATATGGTTGAATTTAAATAGTCGAGAACGATGTTGTTTAGGTTGACCACCTCCTGGGTGATTACTCCTCTCCGAGCGAGGGTGAGGAGGTCCTGGATGATGGCAGCACTCCTCATGCTGGAATTCAGAATCCCGTCCACAAATCTCCGCAGGGGGTGTGTTCCATCAATTTTCTGGGCCAACAGTTCTGCGTAACCCACCACTACCCCTATGGTATTGTTAAGATCGTGGGCGACCCCACCCGCGAGTATACCTATAAGTTCCATCTTCTCTGCGCGGCGGAGTTTTTCTTCCAACCTTTTACGATCCGTTATGTCTCTTATGCACTCTATGGCCCCAACGATTTCCCCCTTCCTGTTTCTAAGCACTGTGGCTTTTGCAGAGAGGAAACGTGCCCCTCCCGGGAGAGTAGGTGTATATGCTTCTCCAAATACTACATCACCTGTTGTTTCGAAGGTTGTGTACTTTGTTTCCATATCTTCTAATTTGGAAAGGGCTATGTCTATTAAAAT
The Syntrophales bacterium genome window above contains:
- a CDS encoding SagB/ThcOx family dehydrogenase produces the protein MVNSKIGKVIDLPTPTKTGKMSIEETIVKRESVRAFTQRSLTKEELSQLCFALQGITRKWGGRTTPSAGALYPLEVYVVLPDGVYKYIPHKHRLELKVEGDVRVSLSRAALGQDCIASAPSVFVIAAVFERVTRKYGKRGERYVMIEVGHAAQNFHLQAVALNLASVPVGAFYDDEVHRVLKLEREEIPLYLLPVGEKK
- the mnmA gene encoding tRNA 2-thiouridine(34) synthase MnmA, with protein sequence MGEKVAVAISGGLDSTVAALLLKEKGYNVFGVTMRLCPSRSRNENWFLAESETIEKTSRICEELEIPHFTVDLSSQFEEYVLKPFVREYIKGRTPNPCVLCNRHIKFGALLKEIKEKGGSYLATGHYAKLDRVGGRFFLKKPRDERKNQTYFLYSINREVLPQILFPLDSYTKEEVLKIANNLQLKVTLERESQDACFLHFCGRENLLEQYGDNQFTPGDITDMQGRLLGRHHGLPFYTVGQRKGLGICGRVPLYVLALDYSLNRVIVGTKEELLGKGLIAENINLLVDNPPRRAIAKIRYQHKGALCDIIWKDNEILVYFDSPQEAITPGQSVVLYDDDTVVGGGIIRENLK